The Cryptomeria japonica chromosome 2, Sugi_1.0, whole genome shotgun sequence region actcatcattttgctttgttgacactattttccacatttgctctgctcattaaaaacacatacaAACCATGAATGGAAAACCAAATAAAATGATTATGTTAAAGTTAAGAATGAATAAAGTTGGAAGTAATATAGAACAGCAAAAACAAATATGTAATTACTCGTGATATCTTCAAATATGACTGATTCCAGCTCCAGAAGTGTATCTACAAAAGTGGTGAACAACTTGCTTTTGCTTCCTTCTTTTGCATTTGGGTTCATTTTCTTTGACACAATTTGGTGAGGGGAGCTTATTTTCTCTAAGATTGTAGAACAACAGTCAAGTAGGCTGAGTTCCTCCAGTAAGGCTAATAAAATTTGTAAAAGAAAAATTGTCCATTGGGGTATTTCCAAAAAGAGAAAATGATAAGAGTTATCCCTAAGGAATAAGAAGAAAACAGAGATCAAGGATAATTACCAACTTATTTTGTATTCTCAACCAATTTATAAGAAGAAAGTTAGCAAAAGGCTACTGACCTGCTTATGATGGAAACAATTTGGAGGAAAAGGAGCCCACGGCATTGGAACCTCCACAAATATATCCATACTTTCACCAGATTGCTTATCCATGTATTTAATTTTCTCAAGATCTACACTAAATTGGGTATCAATGGGGACAACCAGTTTTCCTTTCATCTGGGCAAGAGCTCCAATGATTTGTCTGgccattcaagaagaatattgttgcaggtttccttgtttttcACAATAATGCACCTGTGGTTtaatttcagacccttcttcctcctattcaatatacacacacaaatccataaatcaattttcttaggagagtatacatgataaaaatcaaagaggaagttgcagacaagaaataaattgtACAATCGAGCTTTCACTATACATGATACAAATCAAagtgaatgattctaggaggtgttaacatcggtacaTTGCGTGcattgcatgaaggtgtatgtcatcatttaattgattattcaatgatgTCCCTTCTTCAACTACATTAgattcatatggtaaatcaattgtctcttcttcaatttcattaggtgcattatgttcgtttggtaaatcaaattgagatgttgaggatgacataccttcttgtcccattgttgttatgtcacgtaatttcttcatacactgcctttgtctttccttttcagcctctcattgttccatcgttcctcacttgttctttcccatggttgatatcggttgtcctaaatagaatcatattacatatatatataaaaacaaaagtAAATTTGGCATCAAATAACATTAAATTTGAGCATTATCATTGAATTTTTGAATCAAaattattaaacaatcacaataatattgacaaaactactaagaacaacaattcaataatttgaaatcatgtaaaaacaaaaaaatcacttacttctatgtataaaatagtgacaGAAGTGCAGACATgattgcagtggggccttcaaagacctcaaaaacttcttttgtggCCGTtcaggctcttgggcaactaaaactatgtctaagtaccgtGTACGCGTTGTTGGTCCCTAAAATGCTGCCCAGTGGTAATTTTGGGCACCCTATATGCACTTAGGACTCATAAATATTGCGTACGCACTCCTAGGCCTTAAAAATGTAATGGCAAAGCAGCGAACTAATAGGCTCAATACCCTGTACACACTATTTGTAGTAATGAAAATGTGaaggaaaggagagagagagagagagagagagagagagagagagagagagagagagagagagagagagagagagagagagagagagagagagcaattaaattgtatcctatcaaatcaatcttactaaATAGGTTAATAAGATAGTTAAATGCAATGGAATTGATTTCCTTGGCATGGCTATAAATTGCTACCCATACCATGAGTTTGGAAACCACTTTGTATTTTAAGAATTGCAAGGGAGCAAATTAGGaagaaaaaatgtgcattaccaaagattGCCCAAAGCCCACCACCGGAGGAGTGTGgtggagggatgatgcacaatgggttttgtacactgatTACAATGCTAAGTCTATCAAGGAAAGTATAGCCTCTCGATCTCAAattgtggaccttgggattattcgTTCTaatgttcatccaaatggtgaccactacatgacATACCTAATTGCAGTATAACAATATAAAGTAAGGAAGATAAAGGGAGTAGGAAGAGaaaaagagtggggagggagagaagaagagacagagggatggggtatggatgaagggagaaggggagagagggagagagggagagagaggtagagggagggagggagagagagagagaggagaggaagagagagggagggagagagagagatagagagagagagaggagggggggagagggagagagagagagagagcaacagggaaagagagagggagacaatacacatacatacacacatatgtgtgtatatatatatacttaatatattatatattattttatatatgtgtgtgtgtgtgtgtgtattatatattatatgtgtatacacatattacATATACTATatcatattatacatattatacacactcccaaatttaaaacaaaagtagcgcgtacgtgcttcttacaccataagtaccccgtacgcggtTTTGACTGTTTAAGCTTGGAAATagacctggatgacaaagctacgggttggaagtttgatttccctccatttccctcctttttgacgtgttttattttatcaacttggtttctcgactttctcatcatcaggtttacacttcatcaagtgggtatttctaaaattgccaccatattttcacccatcttctgagctttctaaccatataatgcttttaaaatttgaacaacaataacatattattattgaatttgttttaccagtgtctccatagttctcacaaacatgcgtacaccattttttaaataacttttgatctacttatccaaattttaaaaaaattatatattattgtagtacaCTTTATTCTTtaccatttaaaaaaaattctattttttattttttagtgcaagttatgcttcgcgcacgaataggtacctaatttttaggatgtgctcgattggaaaaatcataaaaaaaaaatactcaacaaaaaaatacacaaattctagtgctcactcttaactatctttctgtcaaaatactaaatctaactatgacttttttgatgcgcatgtcaaacactatgttatgtttttcggAAAAAATaagggtctatttttcgtgcacGAAGTATTTgatccccttaatcttatccaattttgaaacagtttggtagtttggaaactatattcagagtactacaatacttgttgtttgattatcttcatatcttgagtggatgactttcaaattttgcctccaggttcaggttcacctgatttcaaaaaaaaaaaaaaaagtaaaataaataaataaataaataaaaaagtgtccacttataccccatttttgaccaccatctttgtacaCTTACCCAACAATCACCTTTGATGTggtataaaaaaaattattcatttgtGATGAAATTGGGCTTCATCAGGATATGTGGATGATATTTTGGTTTTCTCTAACATATAATGAATGGTTAGCGAGCTTAAATCTCAACTTTTAGGTTCTTTTCAAATAAGGATATGGGGGTAGTTAGGTACATACTTGGAATGGTAATCAAGAAGATTAGTGATATTAGAAAGATTTAGTAGACACGAAGTATGTATATTGAGATTATTCTACATAGGCTTGATACGTATGATTGTAAACCATTGAATATTCTTGTACCTGTAGGCACTAATATTTCATTAAATACATTGTATTGGTGAAAATTAAAGTTTCCACAATTAGatatatgaaaaccactaatttttacttagggaccaatacattaaagaggggtaaacCCGATAGATCTaccacaaatcaacaaggatagggttgagaattctATCGAATTTATTGGATTTGAATTGATTACCcacttttaagttgaattgtgaaaatgctgaaattagggtaaatgtgtttgAAATGAAGTAAAAACACATGAACAATAAGCTACAGTCGTCGGATCAAACCACAAACCTGGATATGAGGAATGTACAAGTGTATTCAATTTTTTTTCCTAGAAGGAGCTCATGAAATGTCAAGACTGGTATGCCCGTCGCActggtcctccgaacttttcacCATCTAAAGGGGGATTTGTTCATATatgtaaataaagccaattatgAAGATCACAACTTCGTACTTGTTtttgcacacactagagaagggaaatattttgggaatagaggtttgccttaggtcaaaccttggttttggaattaaccatgaaatagaaatgaaatgtaattgaattgtagTAATGAAAATGTTCTCTTTTTGAGGAATATGTTGAATAATGTAcgaaaacactaatgatataccttttaatggagttttgtttgtctccacaagtaattagggtttcatgaagtcttcataaacataaaacatgaatgtcaactccaatgcttgaaacttgaccttacttctactccaatgcttgaaagaagactatttgcttgctcacttgaatttggatgcttgattgcttgatggaTGTGTGATTGCTTTTCCAGAtatatcaaatgagaggggtagacatctttttatactttcccatcgaaaaaaaaactaaatttttcGGCATGAGCTGACACAGGATCTAGGTCCCAACCAAAATGATGTGATCGTTAAGGGACCCAAAAATGGGTCCTGATTGGAGGACCAAGGCGGTGGGTGCTTTTCTCCCTGAAGACCAAGTTGCTAGTGTCGTGGTTCTGACCAATCAGGAACCAAGAAACAAGGGAGAGATGAAGTACACGTTGAAAATAATGAAGAATTTGCATGGTGTAAGCATAACTAGGGCTCCAATCAGGCCTCGGGACACAAACttcaaggtgagggcccaaatgaggacaaaattgtaagggagtacaatttaggatgctacatacaTACATTTTGCAAAACTAAAGATTATTTTGAGGACATGGATAATGTTCCTTATGTTAGTGCAATTAGTAGCTTGTTGTATGCAATAATATCCACTAGGTTAGATATCGTCCAAACAATAGGAGTTGTAACCCAAGAAGAGAACATTAGAATTATGTCAATATTACTTAAGGTATTTGTAAGGTACTTTTGATTATTGTTTAGTTTATTCCAATTTTAATAGTGTTTATAAGATGTTAGACATATAGGGCTatgttgatgcagattgggctagtgattTTGATAATTGAAATTCCATTAGTAGCTACGTTTTTACTTTTATTTGGTGGCATAGTGAGTTGGATGGGCAAGAGGCAACCCACGATTACTTTCTCCACTTTCAAAGCAAAGTATGTGGTTGCTTCACATTCCTCCAAGGAGGAAGTTTGGTTACAAAGGCTGTGTGAAGATATTGGGTTTGATTAAAAGACTATTCAAATTAGATGTGAGAATCAAAGTGAACTTTGTTTGGAAAAGAATCAAATATATCATGCTCGCACAAAGAATGTGGATTCTCAATACCATTTTATTTGAAAactgaattatataaatatatattacaaATGTGGATTATTTGAAATGATTCCTCTAATTTGAAACCCTCATTAAGAAACCGATAAGGTACTTGATTGAAAAAAATTATGGTCAATGCACTTAAATTAATTTACAAAAGTTAGGGTATTTGATAAAATAGTTTTATGAGGATTTAATTTTGTGTAATgtttctttccatttctttcaaaaaattgttaaaaaatacTTACATTAAAATTCTATCGATGACTACTTCTTGTGTTGAGGATGCATACACATAAATATGATACGAAATGATGGGTACTTTTAAAAATCTTTCAAATTGGTCTCTCATTTGTAAAAGGAGTGAGTGGATAAGATTTGTTGTTTCTTTTCATTGGGATTGATACTGCATCATAGAGTGTAAGAGATACTAAGACATTTAGTGAAAATATGCTCAATGTCCAATCTTTAACAACCTTATTTGAATATTCCCACTAAACTTTACAACAGTCGTAAAACGTTTTAAAGCAGCTTTGATATTTTTGAAGAAtaaaatgattgtaatgtattaaaaaaataaagaattttGGTGTTGCAGAGCGCCGTAAAAACTTGGCGCTCTTCAACAGATATCTTGCGACAACAATCTTCGAATTTCAGTATGTCTTCCATATGCCGCAAAGAAAAACTCCAGGGGATTCTTCCTCAAGCGGAAGAAAATCAATATCCTCAATTATAGGTAAATCTTCAAAATTTAGGCTAGGGTATCTGTCCATATCCTCAAGAAGCGAATCAAACAGCAGCATCCATTCCTCCTGCTCCAAATTCTGGACACTGCCCGTAGAACATTCCGATTCGGGAGTCGAAACTACAGAGTACTCATCCGGCGGCTGCCGGAATTCTGGGGGCTGCCGGAATTCTTCTTTGGCGAACTTGGCGGCAACAGCTTGAATCTGTGCCGGAGAAAGCGAGGAAGCCGACGGAATTTCAGGCAGAGATTGAGGGAAATTAAATTTGGCATTCGATCCTCTGAGGCAGTAAACTGCACAGTCGTAAGCGCGAGCAGCCTGTTCAGCTGTATCGTAAGACCCTAaccaaattttggctcgggatttGGGCATTCTCACTTCCGAAACCCATTTCCCCCATTTTCTCTTGCGCACTCCCTTCAAATCTTGCTGTTCTTTCTGTAAAATGTTTTGGGGTTTCTGCTTTTGGGAAGTTTTAACCATGTTTAAAAAGTACACGACACCAAATTTGTGGATTCTGAGGAATTAGGCAGAAAGTTGTTCTGTGCAAATTGGATATTAATGTGAAGATGTAAGAAGTAGGAGTATTGTTGATGTCAGAGGGAAGTAGCTCCTGTGGTATATATACAGAATCTTTCTTGCGGGAACCCCGTGTAGAATCTGTGTCTTACTGTTCAATAAATTAACGAGGTCAAACTTAAGGTAAAGGACAGATAAAAAGAAAAGGGTTGACATTGTATTTGATGCGGCGAAAATGTAGAGGCCACGTGTGGTATAGAGAGGCATACGTGGATAACATTGCCAGCTCACTCGAGGTTGTAGTCAAAGGGGGCTAAGGCAGGTCTCATTTTAAATCACTCCCTCGCTCAAGTCCTTTTCAATAAGAATTCTAGAAGGAAGAAAGAAAGATTGTTTTATAGTTTACAATTGGGTCTATTTATTGTTTATTGGATTATGTTCACACCAGCTCTAGAATTTGACAGCCACACCTACCTATTTATGAAAATTTTATTACGATTTGACCATTTCAATAgctttcatttgacgttttaaaagaaatattaattgtcaaaaaaatatttaataaactaagtttctaaattcatataaaaaaatagatattattctaaaaaatcatatcaagatatttttaaaaattagaaacaattatatcatatcttttccaaatattctaaattaatttatatttttaaaatatatattaatattataaattaaaattttatgttgTATTTACctataatatttttttacaatttaTAATAATTTAAAGTGTTATATTTATGGTTTTATATATCATGTCAATTCATACAGTCTAATAAATTTTTAAGTTGTCCTACACatctaaaactaaaactggaaaaACAAATGCATAGACCATCAAATTCCAAGCCTAATCCAAACCATCCcaaatgataattatttgagcttCTTTTCAGAATTCTCAACAGCCTTCTTTCCATGGTAAAATTAAATTGGTCAATTTTTGTCTTTACTTTCTTTGTGATGACTTTTTGACAATTTTGAATATTTCACATTGATGAATTTTGTCTATTTGTTATAGCCAAATATGTGGACAAACCTCCTCACGGACTTGAAATTCGACATGCTATATTTTTATAAAATTGTAAATATGTCACTTTAAGTTATTAATaaactataaaaaaattattataggtaaatacaatataatattttaatttatactattaatatatattataaacatatataaaaataaataaaatgataaaagactAAAAAATGGTGAGTGCGAGCGAAAAACGCAGGAATGTGCCAATGGCGACAAGGAAGCGGATACCGAGGGATCCAAGATCGACAGAAAACTACAAACCATAGATGTTACAGAtgagattgaagaggatttagagtTTTTAAAAGACCTCGCAATAACATGCAGATTCATCAGCCCAAGGGTTGAGAGGGAAAAAAATCTGTAAGTAGATTCTTCCCGCGCGgattctttattgttattttcgcATCTAAAGAAGAAAGATTGAAAATACTGGAAGGTGGAATCCGGTATATGGATTCAACTCCGTTGTATATCCAAAGGTGGCATATAAACTTCAATCCCCTGATTATGGAACCATATGAGAAACCCGTTTGGATCTGACTAAACAATCTGCCTATGGAATATTGGACGAAGGAAGTGCTTTACAAAATTGGAAGATCGTTGGGAACCCTAATTGAAATCGATACTGAAATAGCTAAGGGGGACTCTTACCTATACGTTAGGCTTCAATTAGCAACAGTTAGAGCTATTTTGCCAGAAGTTAGACTACTAGCCCATGCAAAGGAGTGGATTCAAACAATTGAAATAGAGGAGGAGAAGTTTTATTATCTAAATTGCGGATTGCAAAATCACTCAACTAAACAATGCAAGAAACCTTCACGGGCTATGAAGGTGTGGAGacctaaaaaaatttgaaaataaccaaagggAGTCAACTGAGGCCACCCAGAAACAAAGCAAGGTACCCTCCAACATAGAAGCAAATGTGATCAATAACAATAATGCAAATTCTCAACTTGTTTTGGATTTGGGGGAAGTCATTTAATTAGGAACGATGAGGGAACAAATTCACATGTAATCAAGGATAATTGCACATCATCTATTGCCAAATAAGAAATCAACCAGGTGCTAGAGGAGATATGGGAATCAGAGGAGgatgaaggagatgatgaaattgacaTCATTGAGACCAGATGTATTGGGCAATCTACACCAGTTGAAGTGTTGTACGACAAAGGAAATAAAGGTAGAAAGACAAACATACAAAAGAGAGAGGAGGAGGCTGCCAAAAAAGGATTGATGAGTGTGGCTGAATTTCTTAAAAGGAAAAGTACCAAGGGATCTCAAGACTCCCTTGGGAAGCAATGAGGATACTTagttggaatgtcaggggtctaGTAGCCCCTAACAAATGTTGGATGGTGAAATGCCATTTGGTAAAAGTAAATTGTGACATAGTTATGTTGCAAGAGACGAAAAGTGGTTTAACTGAAGGAGAAAACTTTATCAAGTATTGCATGAATTGGACTGGCTCTTTTCAAGCTGTGGAAGGGCTATTGGGGGGTTTGGGAATCTTATGGAACCCAAACACTGTTAATATTGTTGATATTGGCAAAAACAAATATTGGATTTTAGGACATGTTCAGAGAAAACTATCATCTACCTATTTCTCACTATGGAATATCTATGGTCCCGCACAGTCATTGGAGAAAGGTAAACTATGTGAGGAGCTAAGCGAACATATTACACTAAATGGATTCAATGACTACATTATCGGTGGGGATTTCAACCTTATCTTGGACCTATCAGAAAATAAGGGAGGCACAAACATAATTAACAAAGACATGGTGGGCtttagggattttgttcaagggATTGAGGCTATGGATTGCATTCCGTCAAAGGGATGGTTCACTTGGACGAACAGGAGGTTGGGCTTCACTAATATAGCTGAACGTTTGGGTAGATTTTTTTTTGGAATAGGATGGATAATGGAGGGTATACCAATCATTGTGAAGACTCTTTCATATAGCTTATTAGATCACTTCCTCATTATGTTGGAGATTGACTTTGAAACCTACTGGGGTGGAGGATATTTTAAATTCTAGAACATGTGGTGGAGAGATAGATCACTCAAGGAAACCATTGAAGGAAGGTGGATGGAATGTTTGCATATCAAAGGTATGCCTAGTTTTTGTTTCATTGGAAAACTAAATTACATCAAAAATAAACTAAAAGTGTGGAATAAAGAgattcaaaaatatatttgaagaaaaagaaagagtgGGAGGGGAATTAGAAGAACTAAACACGAAAATTATAGATAAAGGGATGAACAATGAGGATTATATGAATGAGAAGAATTTGAAGGAAAGTCTTGCAAAAATGCTTGCCAAGGAGGAAGTTTACTGGAGGGACAAGGCTAGGGAGGTGTGGATTAAAGAAGGATATAAAAACACAAAATACTTCCATTCCTCCATTAAAGCAAGGAAGacctttaatcaaataaataaaatttccttgGAGGATGGGCGTGGGTTGCGAATAGAAATAACATTGGCCATGCAACAATTGACTACTTTTTTGGCATTCTAAATGATGTGGACAATAATTCTGTAGGGGAGTGCGAGGAAATTCTGGAGCCAATACCCTGTCTTGTTATAGCAGAAGATAACTTAATGCTGATGGCCCCTTTTACTGAAGATGAAGTCAGGGTGGCATTGTTTGATCTGGACCCGGACAAAGCCTCTTGGGCCAGATGGTTTTCT contains the following coding sequences:
- the LOC131049823 gene encoding ethylene-responsive transcription factor ERF016; the protein is MVKTSQKQKPQNILQKEQQDLKGVRKRKWGKWVSEVRMPKSRAKIWLGSYDTAEQAARAYDCAVYCLRGSNAKFNFPQSLPEIPSASSLSPAQIQAVAAKFAKEEFRQPPEFRQPPDEYSVVSTPESECSTGSVQNLEQEEWMLLFDSLLEDMDRYPSLNFEDLPIIEDIDFLPLEEESPGVFLCGIWKTY